One segment of Syngnathus typhle isolate RoL2023-S1 ecotype Sweden linkage group LG9, RoL_Styp_1.0, whole genome shotgun sequence DNA contains the following:
- the il7r gene encoding interleukin-7 receptor subunit alpha produces the protein MLFGCRIAEPPPPPSLFLMLPMLLLLPAACLAQSGYGDSDLDSRISCTSHITTVESSLTCKPTGNGSEDDEDEDDGVESMTVCFTDLQVNKLRCLTESGGSITSTELNPLAGLNLTIRLKGGAIIRKTVQLKKIVKPRSPEVWNVTLKRDSNQAVFHIQTPYQKEYLKVQNQLFQLVIWSPGKKMVRNISGSDTMTIDMEHLGKNLKYQVKVRAIPYVSFKGSWSEWSNPLTFSIPEVRTQNHEREKVTSKLVVCLLSLLALMSILGFFWKKKLFPYMWPSIPHPKPTLVPNCRPNKVSLVLTIKPEEFSTLKIYPVVETKRILDAIHCATSDLTLATYPGSRQNFDCSTSTEELELSISHNSSCSDGDDSLQSASLPLVANAPLSPGDSTSGMLGAHQKEEGYVTMSSFYQVK, from the exons ATGCTGTTTGGCTGCCGGATAgccgagccgccgccgccgccgtcgctgtTTCTAATGCTGCCGATGTTGTTGCTGCTCCCGGCGGCTTGTCTGGCTCAGAGTGGATACGGAGACTCTGACCtgg ACTCCAGAATCAGCTGCACCTCCCACATCACAACAGTAGAAAGCAGTTTAACCTGCAAGCCAACCGGCAACGGGAGcgaggatgatgaagatgaggatgacGGCGTGGAATCGATGACCGTGTG TTTCACCGACCTGCAAGTGAACAAACTAAGATGTCTGACAGAGTCGGGAGGTTCGATCACCTCAACCGAACTGAATCCCCTGGCCGGTCTCAACTTGACCATCCGCCTGAAGGGGGGCGCCATCATCCGGAAGACAGTCCAACTGAAGAAAATTG TTAAACCTCGCAGTCCCGAGGTTTGGAACGTAACGTTGAAGCGCGACTCAAATCAGGCTGTGTTTCACATTCAGACTCCTTACCAGAAGGAGTACCTGAAAGTTCAAAATCAGCTTTTCCAGCTGGTCATTTGGAGTCCCGGCAAGAAAATG GTTCGAAATATTTCCGGATCAGATACAATGACCATCGACATGGAGCACCTGGGTAAAAACTTGAAATATCAGGTCAAAGTACGAGCAATACCCTACGTTTCTTTCAAGGGGAGTTGGAGCGAATGGAGCAACCCGTTGACCTTCTCCATTCCTGAAG TGCGGACACAAAATcacgagagagagaaagtgacGAGTAAGCTGGTTGTGTGTCTTCTCTCTTTGTTGGCGCTGATGTCCATCTTGGGGTtcttctggaaaaaaaa aCTGTTTCCTTACATGTGGCCCAGCATTCCGCATCCGAAACCCACACTGGTGCCCAACTGCAGGCCCAATAAA gttTCCCTTGTACTCACCATAAAACCAGAAGAGTTCAGTACACTTAAAATCTACCCAGTGGTGGAAACCAAAAGAATCCTGGACGCAATCCATTGTGCAACTAGTGATCTTACACTGGCCACTTATCCCGGCTCCAGGCAAAACTTTGATTGCAGCACCAGCACGGAAGAACTGGAGCTTTCCATCTCGCACAACAGCAGCTGCTCCGACGGAGACGACAGTCTCCAGAGCGCCAGTTTGCCGCTTGTGGCGAACGCACCACTCAGTCCAGGAGACTCGACGTCCGGTATGTTAGGAGCCCATCAAAAGGAGGAGGGTTATGTTACAATGTCCAGTTTCTACCAGGTCAAGTAg